One genomic region from Arenicella chitinivorans encodes:
- a CDS encoding glycosyltransferase family 2 protein has protein sequence MQESKLLQLNPHLGLKNGIYQNQEALFRDSRLSNYIQIAVSEVFDQVDDKSLFSVDIAAALNTPELRDTLSISQFAFLQAFDFSKTHQALDLSEDVGGVAHYLADKVGQLDAIKLDPDLARLSVRRCANKHNITHISEHPSKLEFPKNHYDLIVIGQLEALKLEQAEFDALLTKLRQALTVHGCLVINALNRDRISRWFTPESQLSNDDLAFIDLYQHARSAETVVELSRKELRKHALSAGLAAVDVHAGFSLGKSCKNLFSEDYLTSSVNALNHFYRLGAIPHGNINEYLLFKSLVNRKQNLTDLANRYLVICGSSTQHTRQLYDNDFSHFPGTGRKPEWRSLTYRRRAATKVHKINVYPDLKPTPADLLKQNLAPQPFLKGKLLIDEWLQALLESNHRKFESLVDEYSDWLAELEKTDQFSKTAYDLLPFNLVLNARGARALHPIDTEWEVTAPFDKGFVLFRALFWFAFENKSLLGPYCERNDIHSIGAFVVRYLPQANQIDDLQPYVALEERIQAEIDTHFRANSVAKALLQGFTNDTTAASDDLQIDVVWGNHQGEMQEANSRSAHWSKLSEQVQSLAIPLTTYTPSNPVLRIDPMAEGGCFKLHSLDIVDADAKTLYQLKATDPWPDTVQLNNLREVDEVLVALNSDPNLAIDVGKIDHIDSAATLKLDIEWVWDANYSSVVSTLSQAVGQQNAALIGQSHRLNQYRADIEYQAQRIEDLLGHREDLTQMYQQEERQVKRTRARMQGEIDHLKARLHAQHVRNDELHGYLLMRPSTRAKRIARRWLNRLTGKPTVIEQPVVEVAESTPPPSPLPKGELIGQNTEDYGLWVQENTMSAAEIDSAKTEIEALPYKPVFSILVPIYNTDPEYLLPMIESVRRQIYPHWQLCLVDDCSPKTYLKQILQHEALQDERICIQLNEVNQGISVTTNDALAMATGDYIALLDHDDEISIDALYENAKVINQHPDAGLIYSDEDKMDMQGNRLEPYFKPDYSPDLLQTNNYICHFTVIKKAIADEIGGFREGLDGSQDHDIILRAAYATERVIHIPKILYHWRKIPGSTAVVYDAKSYAWEAGRKAIEDILQKNEDGVRVEFGTLKGSYRVHREIKGEPLVSIVVPFKDKPELLDSCLNSILNRSSYQNFEIIGVSNNSTEPRTLERMAAFTDADERVRFVEKNIPFNFSAICNYGVEQARGDYIVLLNNDIEILTSDWIERMLEHAQRDEIGAVGCKLLYPDGRIQHAGVVAGMVGAAGHPHKFFPDHHIGYHGRLHMVYNVSAVTGAMMMVKKSKYDAVGGLDEENLAVAYNDIDLCLKLLDAGYYNLFTPHAKATHHESVSRGYEDTEEKIQRLMTEQGHFLTRWADFLSHGDPYYNPNLSLKNERFSLKFKD, from the coding sequence ATGCAAGAATCAAAGCTACTCCAACTTAATCCTCATTTGGGATTGAAAAACGGAATCTATCAAAACCAAGAGGCACTGTTTCGTGACTCACGCCTCTCTAATTATATCCAGATTGCAGTAAGCGAGGTATTTGATCAGGTTGATGACAAATCACTTTTTTCCGTAGATATCGCCGCTGCGCTTAACACGCCGGAGCTGCGCGACACACTTTCCATAAGTCAGTTTGCGTTTCTACAAGCATTTGATTTTTCGAAAACTCACCAGGCACTCGATCTATCCGAAGATGTTGGTGGCGTCGCTCACTACCTTGCCGATAAGGTAGGACAGTTAGATGCAATAAAACTTGATCCGGACTTGGCGCGACTCAGTGTGAGACGCTGCGCTAACAAACACAACATCACCCATATCTCGGAACACCCATCGAAACTCGAGTTCCCGAAAAACCATTATGACCTCATCGTGATTGGTCAATTGGAGGCGTTAAAACTTGAACAAGCAGAATTTGACGCCCTTTTGACAAAATTACGTCAGGCGCTGACCGTGCACGGTTGCTTAGTTATTAATGCACTAAATCGGGACCGAATCAGTCGCTGGTTCACACCAGAGTCCCAGCTCAGCAACGATGACCTGGCGTTCATCGACTTATATCAACATGCTCGAAGCGCCGAAACGGTGGTAGAACTAAGCCGTAAGGAACTCCGTAAGCACGCACTCTCTGCCGGCTTAGCTGCTGTCGACGTACATGCGGGTTTCTCACTTGGAAAGAGCTGTAAAAACCTGTTTTCCGAAGACTACCTCACCTCAAGCGTCAATGCGCTGAATCATTTTTACCGACTCGGTGCGATACCACACGGCAACATCAATGAGTATTTGTTGTTCAAGAGTTTGGTAAATAGAAAACAAAACTTGACCGACTTAGCAAACCGCTACTTAGTTATCTGCGGATCCAGCACTCAACACACGCGGCAGCTGTACGATAACGATTTCAGCCATTTTCCAGGCACGGGCCGCAAGCCCGAGTGGCGCAGCTTAACCTATCGACGACGCGCAGCCACCAAGGTTCACAAAATCAATGTCTATCCGGACTTGAAACCGACGCCAGCTGACCTGCTCAAGCAAAATTTGGCGCCCCAGCCGTTTCTGAAAGGCAAACTCCTCATCGACGAATGGCTGCAAGCCCTACTGGAGTCAAACCACCGCAAATTCGAATCATTAGTGGATGAGTATTCGGATTGGCTCGCGGAACTTGAAAAAACCGATCAATTCAGCAAAACCGCCTATGACCTACTGCCATTTAACCTAGTTTTAAATGCACGTGGAGCGCGCGCATTGCACCCAATTGATACGGAATGGGAAGTCACTGCCCCGTTTGACAAAGGTTTCGTGCTATTCCGCGCACTATTTTGGTTTGCATTCGAGAACAAATCCTTACTCGGTCCATATTGTGAACGCAATGATATTCATTCTATTGGCGCGTTTGTTGTGCGGTACTTGCCGCAGGCAAATCAGATCGATGACCTGCAACCCTATGTCGCGCTGGAAGAACGTATCCAGGCCGAGATTGACACACACTTTCGAGCTAATTCTGTCGCGAAGGCCTTGCTGCAAGGATTCACGAATGACACCACCGCAGCTAGCGACGATCTGCAAATCGATGTTGTATGGGGCAACCACCAAGGTGAGATGCAAGAAGCCAACTCTCGAAGTGCGCATTGGAGCAAACTCAGCGAGCAAGTCCAATCACTGGCAATTCCGCTCACAACCTACACTCCCAGCAACCCAGTTCTGCGCATCGATCCGATGGCTGAAGGTGGTTGTTTTAAACTGCATTCTCTGGATATTGTGGACGCGGACGCCAAGACGCTTTATCAACTGAAAGCAACAGACCCATGGCCTGACACAGTCCAGCTCAACAATTTACGCGAGGTCGATGAGGTGCTGGTAGCACTCAACTCAGATCCAAATCTCGCAATTGATGTCGGCAAAATCGACCATATTGACAGCGCTGCTACACTAAAGCTCGATATTGAATGGGTGTGGGATGCGAACTACAGCAGCGTCGTATCCACATTGAGTCAAGCAGTGGGACAGCAAAATGCCGCGCTTATCGGACAAAGCCACCGTCTTAATCAGTATCGAGCGGATATCGAGTATCAGGCGCAACGCATCGAGGACTTGCTCGGACATCGTGAGGACCTCACACAGATGTACCAGCAAGAGGAACGCCAGGTTAAGCGCACCCGGGCCCGAATGCAAGGTGAAATAGACCATCTGAAGGCCCGTTTGCACGCGCAACATGTGCGTAACGACGAGCTTCACGGCTATTTATTAATGCGGCCTTCAACCCGCGCAAAGCGCATAGCTCGCCGCTGGTTAAACCGGCTCACCGGCAAACCGACGGTGATCGAGCAACCCGTTGTTGAGGTAGCAGAGTCTACGCCACCACCATCACCTCTGCCGAAAGGCGAGCTGATCGGGCAGAATACTGAAGACTACGGTCTTTGGGTGCAGGAAAACACCATGAGTGCGGCTGAAATCGACTCAGCGAAGACCGAAATCGAAGCCCTGCCTTACAAACCGGTATTCTCCATCTTAGTGCCGATCTATAACACTGACCCCGAATACCTACTGCCAATGATCGAGTCGGTCCGCAGGCAGATTTATCCACACTGGCAATTGTGTTTGGTTGACGATTGCTCGCCCAAAACGTATCTGAAGCAGATTCTCCAGCATGAAGCACTGCAGGATGAACGCATCTGCATCCAGCTAAATGAGGTTAATCAAGGCATCTCAGTCACCACCAACGACGCACTCGCCATGGCAACCGGCGATTACATTGCCTTGTTGGATCACGACGACGAGATCAGTATTGACGCATTGTATGAAAACGCGAAAGTCATTAATCAGCACCCAGACGCTGGCTTGATTTACAGCGATGAAGACAAAATGGATATGCAGGGCAACCGCTTAGAGCCCTACTTTAAACCAGACTACTCACCGGACCTGTTGCAGACTAATAATTATATTTGTCATTTCACGGTCATCAAGAAAGCGATTGCCGATGAAATTGGGGGGTTCCGTGAGGGACTCGATGGCTCCCAAGATCACGACATCATTCTGCGTGCGGCCTACGCAACTGAGCGCGTCATACACATTCCAAAAATTTTGTACCATTGGCGCAAAATCCCAGGTTCCACGGCAGTCGTATACGATGCCAAGTCGTACGCATGGGAAGCCGGCCGCAAGGCCATCGAAGACATACTGCAGAAAAACGAAGACGGAGTCCGTGTTGAATTCGGCACGCTTAAAGGTTCGTATCGTGTACACCGTGAGATCAAAGGCGAGCCCTTGGTCAGTATTGTGGTGCCATTTAAAGACAAGCCCGAATTGCTTGATAGCTGCTTAAACTCAATTTTAAATCGCAGCAGTTATCAAAATTTTGAAATCATTGGTGTTAGCAACAACAGTACTGAGCCACGAACGCTGGAGCGAATGGCGGCATTCACCGACGCGGATGAACGCGTGAGGTTCGTTGAGAAGAATATTCCATTCAATTTCTCGGCGATCTGCAATTATGGTGTTGAACAGGCACGCGGAGACTATATCGTTTTACTCAACAATGACATTGAGATTCTCACCTCAGACTGGATCGAGCGCATGCTTGAGCACGCTCAACGTGATGAGATCGGGGCCGTTGGCTGTAAACTCCTGTATCCAGACGGCCGGATTCAACACGCTGGCGTGGTTGCCGGAATGGTTGGTGCAGCAGGACATCCACACAAGTTTTTTCCAGATCACCACATCGGCTACCATGGACGCTTGCACATGGTCTATAACGTCAGTGCCGTCACCGGCGCAATGATGATGGTTAAAAAGTCTAAGTACGACGCTGTTGGCGGCTTAGACGAAGAAAATCTGGCGGTTGCCTATAACGACATCGATCTGTGTCTCAAACTACTTGACGCCGGTTACTACAACCTGTTCACACCGCATGCTAAAGCGACGCACCATGAGTCAGTAAGTCGCGGCTATGAAGATACCGAAGAGAAGATCCAGCGCTTGATGACAGAGCAAGGCCACTTTCTAACGCGTTGGGCCGACTTCCTAAGTCATGGCGACCCGTATTACAATCCTAATCTCAGCCTTAAAAATGAACGCTTTTCACTCAAGTTTAAAGATTAA
- the lpdA gene encoding dihydrolipoyl dehydrogenase gives MTQIIDITVPDLGGASDVEIIEVLVKAGDGVDQEDALITLESDKASMDVPSPKTGKIVELLVSVGQNVNPGDLIAKLEITAAESSQETEAATASETPAPAASADSKNADDHADLVVIGSGPGGYTAAFRAADLGLNVTLIEKYPDLGGVCLNVGCIPSKALLHSAAVISEARAMAQHGISFGKPKIDVDKLRHFKESVIGKLTGGLAGMAKARKVNVVQGYAKFTSSNSLSIESENGTSSLSFDKAIIAAGSRVTVFPIFETDDPRVIDSTGALALKEIPKTMLIVGGGIIGLEMATVYSELGTEVTIVEFMPQIIPGADKDLVAPLQKRLKSQVKEILTNTKVESIRPLKGGISVKFAAAGNGNAPEAQLFDYVLVATGRRPNGDLIDADKAGVEVDERGFIAVNNQMQTNVAHIFAIGDIVGQPMLAHKATHEAKVAAEVCAGEKSGFEASVIPSVAYTDPEIAWVGLTETQAKEQGVEYETGVFPWAASGRAIGNDRTEGKTKLLFDPKTHRVLGGGIVGTNAGDLIAEVALAIEMGSDASDIGLTIHPHPTLSETVAMAAEAYEGTITDLYIPKKK, from the coding sequence ATGACACAGATTATAGATATCACCGTCCCAGACTTAGGCGGGGCCAGCGACGTTGAAATTATTGAAGTATTGGTAAAGGCTGGTGACGGTGTCGACCAAGAAGATGCCCTAATCACGTTGGAAAGTGACAAAGCGTCTATGGACGTACCCTCTCCAAAGACTGGCAAAATCGTTGAGCTGTTAGTCTCGGTTGGCCAAAACGTTAACCCCGGTGACCTGATCGCCAAGCTCGAAATAACTGCTGCGGAATCCAGTCAGGAGACCGAGGCGGCGACTGCATCGGAAACGCCAGCACCGGCAGCCAGCGCTGATTCGAAAAACGCAGATGACCATGCCGACCTGGTGGTTATCGGCTCCGGACCCGGTGGTTACACTGCGGCATTCCGAGCTGCAGACCTCGGCCTGAACGTGACATTGATTGAAAAATACCCTGACCTTGGCGGCGTATGCCTCAATGTCGGCTGTATTCCATCCAAGGCCTTGCTGCATTCTGCAGCTGTTATCTCTGAAGCACGCGCCATGGCTCAGCATGGTATTTCCTTCGGGAAGCCGAAAATTGATGTCGACAAACTTCGACACTTTAAAGAATCAGTTATCGGCAAATTAACCGGTGGACTCGCTGGCATGGCGAAGGCTCGCAAGGTCAATGTGGTGCAAGGCTATGCCAAATTCACGTCGAGCAACTCGCTCAGCATCGAAAGCGAGAACGGCACATCTTCCCTCTCATTTGACAAGGCGATAATTGCCGCCGGATCACGGGTGACGGTCTTTCCGATCTTTGAAACCGATGATCCACGCGTGATTGACTCGACCGGCGCGCTCGCGTTAAAAGAAATCCCCAAAACCATGCTGATTGTTGGCGGTGGGATTATTGGGCTCGAAATGGCGACCGTCTACAGTGAACTCGGTACCGAGGTCACCATTGTGGAGTTTATGCCGCAGATTATTCCGGGCGCCGACAAAGACCTAGTAGCCCCGCTACAAAAGCGACTTAAGTCTCAGGTCAAGGAAATTCTTACGAATACAAAAGTAGAAAGTATCCGACCACTTAAAGGCGGCATCAGTGTCAAATTCGCCGCTGCGGGGAACGGCAACGCCCCAGAAGCACAACTTTTTGACTATGTCCTGGTGGCGACAGGTAGGCGGCCTAACGGGGACTTGATTGATGCCGACAAAGCAGGAGTTGAAGTCGACGAGCGTGGCTTCATTGCTGTCAACAATCAGATGCAAACCAACGTGGCGCACATATTTGCTATCGGTGATATCGTCGGCCAACCAATGCTGGCGCACAAAGCGACGCATGAAGCTAAGGTCGCAGCCGAAGTGTGTGCGGGCGAAAAAAGCGGGTTTGAAGCGTCGGTAATTCCCTCCGTGGCATACACCGACCCCGAAATCGCTTGGGTTGGCCTGACCGAGACTCAAGCCAAGGAACAAGGTGTTGAGTATGAAACCGGTGTCTTTCCTTGGGCAGCCTCCGGACGCGCAATAGGTAACGACCGAACCGAAGGCAAAACCAAGCTTTTATTCGACCCGAAAACCCATCGCGTTCTTGGCGGCGGCATTGTCGGCACCAACGCAGGCGATCTCATCGCCGAAGTTGCGCTGGCGATAGAAATGGGCTCAGATGCCAGTGATATTGGGCTCACAATACATCCCCACCCAACCTTATCAGAAACGGTTGCGATGGCTGCAGAAGCTTACGAAGGCACCATCACGGACTTGTACATCCCGAAGAAAAAATAG
- the aceF gene encoding dihydrolipoyllysine-residue acetyltransferase produces MSNSETIEISVPDIGADSAKVVEILVQVGDQIAVDDPLVTLESDKASMDVPSTHAGVVKSVSVSIDQDVNQGVAILTLESNTPSASEPPEETTQSATTAEKQPTAAEPSPVSNSSGVSKVEVKIPDIGGDSAKVVEILVEAGQQVALEESLITLESDKASMDVPSSVAGIIQSISVAIGDEVSEGVVIAVIESQANEASSAPKAADETATAKASAPATKPVSEQNVAPAKPVPTSMGKPNAPAGQSHASPSIRRFARELGVDLSKVTGTGRKQRVTKDDVKAYVKSSLQSGAANATTSGSGIPPIPAQDFSKFGEIELQPLNKIKRLTAENLHRSWVNVPHVTHNDESDISDLESFRKQLNGEYAKQGKDIKLSPLAFIVKAVVNAMQEYPQFNSSLEPGGENLILKKYFNIGIAVDTPNGLVVPVVKDADKKSVAEIAREMGELAKKARDKKLTMNDMSGACFTISSLGGIGGTGFTPIVNAPEVAILGVSRSSIKPVWNGSEFVPGTMLPLSLSYDHRVIDGAEAARFTHHIAKVLEDVRRLTV; encoded by the coding sequence ATGTCTAACAGCGAGACCATCGAAATATCCGTTCCTGATATTGGTGCTGATAGTGCCAAAGTCGTTGAAATTCTGGTGCAGGTCGGTGACCAAATCGCTGTCGACGACCCTTTGGTCACGCTGGAGAGCGACAAAGCCAGCATGGACGTGCCGAGTACGCACGCAGGTGTCGTCAAATCGGTCAGCGTCAGCATCGATCAGGATGTCAATCAGGGCGTAGCCATTCTGACCTTAGAGTCAAATACACCGTCAGCAAGCGAGCCACCCGAGGAAACAACGCAGTCAGCAACCACCGCTGAAAAGCAGCCAACTGCAGCAGAGCCTTCGCCGGTCTCCAACAGTAGCGGGGTCAGTAAAGTCGAAGTCAAAATACCAGATATCGGCGGGGATTCCGCCAAAGTCGTGGAAATTCTTGTTGAAGCAGGCCAACAAGTCGCACTCGAAGAATCGTTGATCACACTGGAGAGTGACAAAGCCAGCATGGATGTACCGAGCTCAGTGGCAGGCATCATCCAATCGATCAGTGTCGCTATTGGCGATGAAGTGAGCGAAGGCGTTGTCATCGCCGTGATTGAGAGCCAAGCCAACGAAGCAAGCAGTGCACCAAAAGCCGCTGACGAAACTGCTACTGCGAAAGCAAGCGCGCCGGCGACCAAACCGGTTAGCGAGCAAAATGTCGCGCCAGCCAAGCCTGTACCAACCAGCATGGGCAAACCTAACGCGCCTGCCGGACAATCTCACGCGTCGCCGTCTATCCGCCGTTTTGCGCGGGAACTAGGCGTTGATTTAAGCAAGGTCACCGGCACGGGGCGCAAACAGCGGGTCACCAAGGACGACGTAAAAGCGTACGTCAAATCCTCACTGCAATCCGGCGCCGCGAATGCAACCACTTCAGGTTCTGGTATTCCACCTATTCCAGCACAGGACTTCAGCAAGTTCGGTGAAATCGAGCTGCAACCACTGAATAAAATTAAGCGTCTGACTGCCGAGAATCTTCACCGCTCCTGGGTCAATGTCCCGCATGTCACACATAATGACGAGTCGGATATTAGTGATCTCGAGTCATTCCGCAAACAATTGAACGGCGAGTACGCCAAGCAAGGCAAGGACATCAAGCTTTCACCGTTGGCGTTCATCGTTAAGGCTGTGGTGAATGCCATGCAGGAATACCCGCAATTCAATAGTTCGTTGGAACCTGGCGGGGAAAACCTGATCCTCAAGAAATATTTCAACATTGGTATTGCCGTAGACACACCGAACGGCCTGGTGGTGCCGGTGGTAAAAGATGCCGACAAAAAATCCGTGGCAGAAATCGCGCGTGAAATGGGTGAATTAGCGAAGAAGGCACGTGACAAAAAACTCACGATGAATGACATGAGTGGTGCCTGTTTCACAATTTCCAGCCTCGGCGGCATTGGTGGAACCGGTTTTACGCCAATCGTTAACGCGCCCGAGGTGGCCATTCTAGGGGTATCACGCAGCAGTATTAAGCCCGTATGGAACGGCAGTGAGTTTGTACCTGGCACCATGCTGCCGTTGAGTTTGTCTTACGATCACCGCGTGATTGATGGCGCAGAGGCGGCGCGATTTACACACCACATTGCCAAAGTATTGGAAGACGTGCGTCGCTTGACGGTATAG
- the aceE gene encoding pyruvate dehydrogenase (acetyl-transferring), homodimeric type — MSKDLPSPQVDIDAQETQEWIEALESVIKADGSERARFLLKELTNTARQAGAQLPYGLNTPYINTIPVEDQPALPADRQLEFKIRSMIRWNAAAMVLRANKVSTEYGGHIASYASAAVLYEIGFNHFWRARSEEHGGDMIYYQGHSAPGMYARAFMEGRLTEEQLDNFRQEVGGNGLSSYPHPWLMPEFWQFPTVSMGLGPIMAIYQARFQRYLENRELIKSENRKVWAFLGDGEMDEPESRGALGLAGREKLDNLIFVINCNLQRLDGPVRGNGKIIQELESEFRGAGWNVIKVIWGSQWDILLEKDHAGILQKRMQECVDGEYQAFKAKGGAYIREKFWNSPELKAMVAHMSDEDLELMSRGGHDTDKVYAAYRAAVKHSGQPTVILAKTVKGLGMGASGQGQNTSHQQKKMDVESLRVFRNRFKIPVSDEQLENVEYIKPDPESPEIKYLHARRQALGGYLPARPNSSNKLEVPSLDAFSKMLESTGDREISSTMAFVRILSSLVRDKNLKDRVVPIVPDEARTFGMEGLFRQLGIYASEGQLYEPEDSDQLMYYREDKKGQVLEEGINEAGAMSSWIAAATSYSTNELPMIPFYIYYSMFGFQRIGDLAWAAGDMQARGFLVGGTAGRTTLAGEGLQHQDGHSHLQASTIPNCISYDPTYAYELAVIIQDGLRRMYAEQENVFYYLTVMNENYVHPAMPKGVEDGILKGLYQLSKSKKDDGQTPTVQLMGSGTILNECVQAAEILEAEFGVAANVWSATSMNQLRREGLEVQRWNMLHPSAKPKISYVEQCLQDQNGPVIAATDYMKVYADSIREFVPSRYVVLGTDGFGRSDDRKQLRAHFEVNSNYIIVAALSALFEDGSIDADVVKKAIKQFNIDPDKASPDTL; from the coding sequence ATGAGCAAAGATTTACCCTCTCCCCAAGTCGATATCGATGCACAAGAGACCCAGGAATGGATCGAAGCGCTGGAAAGTGTGATTAAAGCTGACGGGTCAGAACGCGCACGGTTTCTGCTGAAAGAACTAACCAATACTGCTCGTCAAGCCGGCGCACAATTGCCCTATGGTTTGAATACACCTTACATCAATACTATTCCAGTTGAGGATCAACCAGCGCTGCCTGCGGATCGTCAATTAGAATTCAAAATTCGCTCAATGATTCGCTGGAATGCAGCGGCAATGGTACTGCGCGCCAACAAGGTGAGCACCGAATACGGTGGTCATATCGCGAGTTACGCGTCCGCTGCTGTGTTGTATGAGATTGGCTTCAATCATTTCTGGCGCGCGCGCTCTGAAGAACATGGCGGCGATATGATCTACTACCAAGGCCACTCAGCCCCCGGAATGTATGCCCGTGCCTTTATGGAAGGACGTTTAACCGAAGAGCAGTTAGATAATTTTCGCCAGGAAGTTGGAGGCAATGGCTTGTCGTCCTATCCACACCCATGGCTGATGCCCGAATTCTGGCAGTTTCCAACCGTATCTATGGGGCTTGGGCCGATCATGGCTATTTACCAGGCCCGCTTTCAACGTTATCTGGAAAACCGCGAACTGATTAAGTCAGAAAACCGCAAAGTCTGGGCGTTTCTCGGCGACGGCGAGATGGATGAACCTGAGTCGCGCGGCGCTTTAGGGCTGGCAGGTCGTGAAAAACTCGACAATTTAATCTTCGTCATTAACTGCAACCTGCAACGCTTAGACGGCCCGGTTCGTGGTAACGGCAAGATCATCCAGGAACTGGAATCAGAGTTCCGCGGTGCCGGCTGGAATGTGATCAAAGTAATCTGGGGCTCGCAGTGGGACATTCTATTAGAGAAAGACCATGCCGGCATCCTACAAAAGCGCATGCAAGAATGCGTTGATGGCGAATATCAGGCCTTCAAAGCCAAGGGCGGCGCGTACATTCGCGAAAAATTCTGGAACTCGCCTGAACTTAAAGCCATGGTGGCCCACATGAGTGACGAAGACCTTGAGTTAATGTCGCGCGGCGGTCACGATACTGACAAAGTGTATGCCGCTTACCGTGCTGCAGTAAAACATTCCGGCCAGCCAACGGTGATTCTTGCCAAGACGGTTAAGGGCCTTGGTATGGGCGCGTCCGGTCAAGGTCAAAACACATCGCACCAACAAAAGAAAATGGACGTGGAGTCACTGAGAGTGTTCCGCAACCGGTTTAAAATTCCAGTGTCCGATGAGCAATTGGAAAACGTCGAGTACATTAAGCCGGATCCCGAATCACCGGAAATCAAGTATCTACACGCACGCCGCCAAGCCTTAGGTGGCTACCTGCCGGCACGCCCCAACTCGTCTAACAAACTCGAAGTACCCTCGCTGGACGCCTTTAGCAAAATGCTGGAATCCACCGGCGACCGTGAAATTTCCTCAACCATGGCTTTCGTGCGCATCCTGTCTTCGCTGGTCCGAGACAAAAACCTCAAAGACCGTGTGGTGCCAATCGTACCCGACGAAGCTCGCACCTTCGGCATGGAAGGCTTGTTCCGCCAGCTGGGCATCTACGCGTCCGAAGGTCAGCTTTACGAACCAGAAGACTCAGACCAACTGATGTACTACCGGGAAGATAAAAAAGGTCAGGTTTTGGAAGAAGGCATTAACGAAGCTGGTGCAATGTCTTCTTGGATCGCTGCGGCTACGTCGTACTCGACCAACGAGCTACCCATGATTCCGTTCTACATTTACTATTCAATGTTCGGATTCCAACGCATCGGCGACCTCGCCTGGGCCGCTGGAGACATGCAAGCGCGCGGGTTCTTGGTTGGTGGGACGGCTGGTCGCACTACCCTGGCCGGTGAGGGTCTGCAACACCAGGATGGTCATTCGCACCTGCAAGCTTCCACGATTCCAAATTGCATTTCGTATGACCCAACCTATGCCTACGAGCTGGCCGTTATTATCCAAGATGGTTTGCGTCGCATGTATGCCGAACAAGAGAACGTGTTCTACTACCTAACAGTGATGAACGAAAACTATGTGCATCCTGCCATGCCAAAAGGCGTCGAAGATGGCATCCTCAAAGGCTTGTACCAATTGAGCAAAAGCAAGAAAGACGATGGGCAGACGCCGACTGTGCAGCTAATGGGCTCGGGCACGATTTTGAACGAGTGCGTACAAGCGGCTGAAATTCTAGAAGCTGAGTTTGGTGTCGCGGCCAACGTATGGAGTGCGACTAGCATGAACCAACTACGACGCGAGGGCTTGGAAGTACAGCGCTGGAATATGTTGCACCCATCGGCCAAACCAAAAATAAGTTATGTAGAACAGTGTTTGCAGGACCAAAATGGCCCGGTTATCGCCGCCACCGATTACATGAAAGTATACGCTGACTCGATCCGAGAATTTGTGCCCTCGCGTTATGTCGTACTGGGTACAGACGGATTCGGTCGCAGTGATGACCGCAAGCAACTTCGAGCGCACTTTGAAGTCAACAGTAACTACATCATTGTGGCTGCGTTATCTGCCTTATTCGAAGACGGCAGTATCGATGCAGACGTGGTGAAGAAAGCGATCAAACAGTTTAATATTGACCCGGATAAAGCATCTCCAGACACCCTGTAG